A genomic region of Chelonia mydas isolate rCheMyd1 chromosome 9, rCheMyd1.pri.v2, whole genome shotgun sequence contains the following coding sequences:
- the CITED1 gene encoding cbp/p300-interacting transactivator 1 — protein MSSLVYPSLGMKDRKAVTILHYPGVGMNVSKASTGPHMTSAGIMAPSATPLPSKQPSFTLPTAPHLLASMQLQKLNSQYHAMGVSGHPAEAGSIQSWGFGAQPLGQGALAPPAGTHSPGIIDSDPVDEEVLMSLVVELGLDRANELPELWLGQNEFDFAADFPSSR, from the coding sequence ATGAGCTCTCTGGTTTATCCCAGCCTGGGCATGAAGGACCGCAAAGCAGTGACCATCCTGCACTACCCTGGGGTGGGCATGAACGTCAGCAAGGCCAGCACAGGACCCCACATGACCAGTGCGGGCATTATGGCCCCCTCTGCGACCCCCCTACCCTCAAAGCAGCCCTCCTTTACCCTGCCAACGGCCCCTCACCTACTGGCCAGCATGCAGCTGCAGAAACTCAACAGCCAGTACCATGCCATGGGGGTCTCGGGGCACCCAGCGGAGGCTGGGTCCATCCAGAGCTGGGGCTTTGGAGCCCAGCCCCTGGGCCAAGGGGCAttggctccccctgctggcacccaCAGCCCTGGCATTATTGATTCCGATCCGGTGGATGAGGAGGTGCTGATGTCACTGGTGGTGGAACTGGGCCTGGATAGAGCTAATGAGCTCCCAGAGCTGTGGCTGGGCCAGAACGAGTTTGACTTTGCTGCAGATTTCCCTTCCAGTCGCTGA